One region of Peromyscus eremicus chromosome 4, PerEre_H2_v1, whole genome shotgun sequence genomic DNA includes:
- the Defb129 gene encoding beta-defensin 129 produces the protein MKLLFPLVTSLMLQYQVKSEFLTVKKCLIGFGKCKDSCLVGETEIQKCKSKKCCVGPKVIELIKRYLRHEIPHIPDNDMVEMLKSENKPREEMQRKHTFALLSQIQDANPLLSINSAIVPNASPLKSVTSRTGRHGLGGTVPTKGHTKQIRDSANAAPWPQPGPP, from the exons ATGAAGCTCCTCTTTCCTCTCGTCACCAGCCTCATGCTGCAGTATCAGGTGAAATCAG AATTTTTGACTGTGAAAAAATGTTTAATAGGCTTTGGGAAATGCAAAGACAGCTGCCTCGTTGGGGAAACCGAGATacagaaatgcaaatccaaaAAATGCTGTGTTGGCCCCAAAGTGATTGAACTGATTAAAAGGTACCTTCGACATGAAATACCCCACATACCGGACAACGACATGGTGGAGATGCTGAAGAGTGAAAATAAACCCAGAGAAGAGATGCAAAGAAAACACACCTTTGCCCTACTCTCCCAAATCCAAGATGCCAACCCTTTGCTCAGTATCAACTCTGCCATTGTCCCAAATGCCTCCCCTCTGAAATCCGTCACCTCCAGGACCGGGAGACATGGCTTGGGCGGTACTGTTCCCACCAAGGGGCACACAAAACAAATCAGGGATTCTGCCAATGCTGCCCCTTGGCCCCAACCTGGACCACCATAG